A stretch of DNA from Desulfallas thermosapovorans DSM 6562:
CGGCAATAGGCATAAAACAGAATCTTAGTCATTAAAACAGGATGATACGGTGGTTGACCTTTTATCCCTTTCTCGTATACCTTGTGGATAACCGTTAGATCCAAGTGGTCAACAAGATCACTGATAAAATAAACAAGATGTTCCTTGGGTAACCAATCCTGTGGCGCGGGCGGAAATAAATATATTTGATTTGGGTTGTATGGCTTATATCCTTTGATCATAATATTGTATATTTCGACAACTTGTACCAATTGCCCTGCTAATAGTATCTAATTTTCCTTGATTATGTTAATACTCAGACAGGCTGCTAGCCCCAAGCTATTTTCAATCATAGCGTCATCCCGTTCCGGGATACTTCATGATAAAACAGGGTTTGGTGTTGCTGATTCTTGATAAACTCTGTGGTTGTCAGTACAATTGGGGAGATATTAGATGCGTATTTTAACTCTATGTCCAACAATATATCACTAATTGAGTTCATAGTTTCTTCGTTCCTTTGTTTAACGACTATAAGTACATCAATATCTGATTCGTCATGAAACTTACCGGTTGATTTGGAGCCAAAAAGTTTTATATCAAATAAATTATCTTTCAAAACGTCTTTTATTAGCGAGGAAAACTCATTTAAAGCTTTTTTTTCGGTTAAATTTAAGGAGAACATGTTATTTTCACTCCCGAAATCAAATCAATAATTTTTTATATTGTACCATATTAGGGGGTCAGGCTTAAAGTTTGTTACAGTAATTAAAGATTGCAATGATATAATTGCCTTATTAAACCAACCCACCATCTCCACCACAAAGGATACAGCGTTTTGTAACCGGCAAAGGACTACCCGTAAACCGCTGCAGACTTCATACCGGAGGGTTGGTATCAATAGTGTAAGGAGTGAAACCCTTTGTATAAAGAAATACTGCCCAATCTTTATCTGATCGAGATCCCCCTGCCCAATAACCCTCTTAAATCGCTCAATTCCTACGTTATCAAAGGACCGGAAAGAAATTTAATTATCGATACCGGTATGAACCGGAAGGAATGCTCGGAAGTAATCCATTTATCCTTGCAGGAACTGGATGTGCGGCTGGAAAACACGGACTTTTTTATTACCCACATGCACTCCGATCACTCGGGGTTGGTGGGGGCTATGGCCACGGATACCTCCAAAGTGTACTGCAGCAGGCCCGATGCCGATGTTATCCTGGGCAAAGAATCCTGGGACAAAATTTTGGCCGGAGCCCGGGCGCATGGCTTTCCCGAGGAGGAATTGAAGACCATACTGGATAAACACCCGGGTTATAAATACGCCCCCCGGGGTGATATAAAATTTGACATTGTTCAGGACGGGGATGAGATTGTTGCCGGGGATTATCGTTTTGTATGCGTGTCCACCCCCGGTCACACCAGGGGGCACATGTGCCTGTACGAACCGGACAAAAAAGTGCTGGTGTCCGGGGACCATATCCTTGCCGATATAACACCGAACATTTCCCTGTTTGTGCCCGGGGAGGAGAATCCCCTGGAGGATTACCTGGCCAACCTGGATAAGGTTTACCAGATGGATATTGAACTGGTGCTGCCGGGGCACCGGAGTCTGATTTACGACGTGCGCAAAAGAATCGACGAGCTAAAACGCCACCACCGGGAAAGGGCCGAGGAGATCCTGGCCATACTGCGTAAAGGCAGCGCCAGCGCTTACCAAATAGCTTCGCAAATGAAATGGGATATCGATTGCCGGACCTGGGAGGAGTTCCCCACAGCCCAAAAATGGTTTGCCACCGGAGAAGCCATCGCCCACCTCCGCTACCTGAGGGGTCAGGCTTAAAGTTTGTTCAGGTAACTTATAATTCCAAGCGCATTTTATTGCGTTTTTTGCAAACAGGGCGGGCGTTTTTATGGCCTGACCTGTTGTAACAAACGTGTGTTCCTGGTATAATGCAAAAAGGGAAACTATAAGGTATTTTTCGACACCAACCAATATCCGGCAGGAGAACTATTATGCGTCTATTTGATGTTATTCCGGAAAAACTGTTCAGCGTCCTGGCCAGTCCCCTGAAGGAGGACTATGCGGCCATCTTGTTTAAAATT
This window harbors:
- a CDS encoding nucleotidyltransferase domain-containing protein, producing MFSLNLTEKKALNEFSSLIKDVLKDNLFDIKLFGSKSTGKFHDESDIDVLIVVKQRNEETMNSISDILLDIELKYASNISPIVLTTTEFIKNQQHQTLFYHEVSRNGMTL
- a CDS encoding MBL fold metallo-hydrolase, yielding MYKEILPNLYLIEIPLPNNPLKSLNSYVIKGPERNLIIDTGMNRKECSEVIHLSLQELDVRLENTDFFITHMHSDHSGLVGAMATDTSKVYCSRPDADVILGKESWDKILAGARAHGFPEEELKTILDKHPGYKYAPRGDIKFDIVQDGDEIVAGDYRFVCVSTPGHTRGHMCLYEPDKKVLVSGDHILADITPNISLFVPGEENPLEDYLANLDKVYQMDIELVLPGHRSLIYDVRKRIDELKRHHRERAEEILAILRKGSASAYQIASQMKWDIDCRTWEEFPTAQKWFATGEAIAHLRYLRGQA